Genomic DNA from Fervidobacterium thailandense:
TGTCGGCTTGTGGGAGGAGGATTAGGATTTCCTCACCGCCCATCCGGATGGGAAAGTCACTCATCCTGGTGTTTTCTATTATTATCTTTCCGATTTTTTGGAGTACCTCGTCACCTTTTTGGTGACCGTAGGTGTCGTTGATTTTTTTAAAGTTATCTGCATCGATTGCAATTGCCGAGAGTGGCATCCGATCTGCCTTGCTTGAAACGTAAAGCCGTTCGATTTGTGAATTGAAAACGAACCTTGTCAGTAAACCGGTGAGTGGGTCTTTTTCTAAGAGTCGCCGGACTTCCTCGTTGAGTTTTCGAAGACTCAAATTTTTCGATTCGAGTTCCTTCAGATAAACGTTAATTTGCTCCTTTTGGATGAGGTAGTGTTTGACAGCCTGTGCAAGCTGTCCAATTTCATCGTCACGTACTGTGTACTGTTCCAAGGGATCTGTGGTGTTGTTTTCAATAGCGTACACGATGTTGGCAAACGGCTTTATGAGGTAGGATGAGAGATAAGAAGTTACGAGAGTCAAAAAGACAATGACGAAAACCGTGAGGAGTAAAACAAGGATTATCATGCTGTTTACAAGGTGTCTGAAGGTTTTGAACTCAATCATGGAGTGGATGTAGCCAATGATTTCTCCTTTGGAGTTTTTGATGGGTTTCTTGTATGTCAATTCACCAATTCTTTGCCTTGGTTCTTTTTCCCCAATTGACGTGAATGTAATTCTTGTTCCGGATAAGTTTTCCAGGTTTGTTAAGTCTTGCACATCGTATATGTTGCCCATAACCAACCAGCCAGCAGGGTTAGTCCTTTCAAGATCAGCTGATTTGCAAATCGGGTAGGAAACGATTTCTATTGGAAAAGTAATCCATTCTGGCCATTCAAAAAAGTAAGTAGATTTTTTTAATTCGCCTGCATTTAGTTTCTCCACAAGGAGTCCCTTGATTCGAGAATCGTTCGATTCAAAGAAAACAAGCTCGGTATCTCGGATGACAGCAACGAAATCTACTTTGAAAAGTTGGTGATAAGAAATGGACAAATTCGTTTTCGCGAACTCCT
This window encodes:
- a CDS encoding sensor domain-containing diguanylate cyclase; amino-acid sequence: MLRDKIKKYNILATLAFLSSLTLIVMFVSFSVRKSFSFLEEFYGQSVDHLLESYSLPMKTVCKDYSLWDELYNFVLQPNEEFAKTNLSISYHQLFKVDFVAVIRDTELVFFESNDSRIKGLLVEKLNAGELKKSTYFFEWPEWITFPIEIVSYPICKSADLERTNPAGWLVMGNIYDVQDLTNLENLSGTRITFTSIGEKEPRQRIGELTYKKPIKNSKGEIIGYIHSMIEFKTFRHLVNSMIILVLLLTVFVIVFLTLVTSYLSSYLIKPFANIVYAIENNTTDPLEQYTVRDDEIGQLAQAVKHYLIQKEQINVYLKELESKNLSLRKLNEEVRRLLEKDPLTGLLTRFVFNSQIERLYVSSKADRMPLSAIAIDADNFKKINDTYGHQKGDEVLQKIGKIIIENTRMSDFPIRMGGEEILILLPQAD